The genomic segment TACTTTTTCGCCTCCACGGCGGTCTTCTTCTCTGCGCCGCTGCACATCTTCTTCGGCAATGCCTTCCTAATGGAAAGCGCTGCGCTGTTCTTCTCGCTCTACTTCGTCTCGTACGCAGTCAGCCTGATTCAAGGCGATCGTTCGTTCAAAACAGCGATTCTTGCCGGCATCTTCCTCACGCTCGGGATTCTGCAAAAGTCGACGACGGCTCTCCCGCTGGTCCCCGTTTTCGGCCTATGGCTGCTTGCCGCGGGCTGGCGCGAGATTATGGCGGATCGCCTGCGCTCGCGCGCACTCTGGATCGGAGTCGTCGCTATTCTGATCCCGTTTATCATCGGCGCGGCTTGGGCCAAGTACACCGACATCGTCAAGATGCAGAACGAGTTCGGCCGGGCGCTCACGTCAAGCGCGCTCATGAAATGGAACTTTGGCGGTGATCGGCTTGACCCGCATCTTTGGTACTGGGTCATTTGGCTGCGCAACATTCAGGCAAACGTCGGCGGCTGGATCGGCGTTGTCGCAGTAGCTGCTGGCTTGGTCTTCCTTAACGGAAAGCACCGCGGCTTGATCGTGCTAAGCCTCGCGCTGTTCCTGTTCTATTTCATGGTATTCACGAACCTGCAATTCGTGCACGAGTACTACCAGATCTCCTGCGAGGCGTTCCTGTTGTTGGCCGTGGCGATCGCAACGGCCGGGCTGATGGCAAGTCAGAAAAGGGCACTGAGTGTCGCCGGCGTAGTGGCCCTTGTGGCGCTGGTTAGCGTGAACGTGCAAACGTTCCGCACCGGGCAGAACTTCCGCTGGCTGCATGAGCTGCCAGTTGCCGAAGTTCCTGTTCTGCAGTCGGCGCATTTCATTCGAGACAACACCGACCCCGCCAAGCCGATCATCGTCTATGGCGACGACTGGAGCAGTGAGTTTCCTTTCTACGCCGAGCGGAAGGCATTCGCGGTGCCGAAGTTCTTTCACCACTACGATGATGTGTATCGCGACCCGACGCGCTATCTGGGCGCTCAGGCGTCTGCCGTGATGGTCTGCCGCGACGATCGCTCGCCTGAATTTGAAGCGCGGATTGTCAAGGATTTCCAGCCGACGGCGACAGAGCGGCTAGAATTGTGTGACATCTTCCTGAAGAAATGACCATGCTTCGTTTCATCATCGCTGCCGTCGCAATCGTTACTTCGTCCAGTGCATTCGCCGAAGGCTATACGGCGACCGCCAAACTCAGCGACGGCAAGACGCTGCTCATTACCGAGCACAGCAAAGATTGCGGCGGAAAGAAGGGGGCGGCACTGCTCGACCAGGGGATGATGGACCGCGATCACACCTGCGATGTGAGTTGGAACGATGAGACGCTGACAGCGCGCTTTGGCGTCCACGAGGTCAGCATGCCTATCGGGGCCTTTTCAGTGCTCTCTTACCCGTCAGTTTCTGTACCTCGTCCGTGACAATCAGCGTCCAGCCGGCTCGGTATTTGTGGGAAGCCGCGCCGGCTTTCTTGGCATCAACTTCCGCATCAATTTGGTCACCGGCTTTTCGACAAGCCAATGCGTGAGCATCCCGACCGCAACGCAAACCAATAAATACACGAGAATCGCGCCGTCGGGACCAACATAGTTCTGAACCTTGATCTTGTATAACAGGACGAGGCTGATGCCGACGAAGCAGAGGCTATGCGTCAGATACAGCGCGTATGATGCTGCGCCAAGTTGCAGAACAATCCGCGATCCGAACAGCCGCATCCCCTTTCCTGCCGCTTCCATTCCGACAGCGCCGAGCACGATCAACATTGATGGGACGCCCCACGGTAAGAACTGCCGCACGCCTCTAGATGAGTCGGCCTGATGATAGAAGATCGCGCTGAACAGCAGTAGCACGCCCAACCAGAATATAGCGGTCGCCTCCCTGCGAACAAATGGAAAGCGATGAATGTGGAAAATTACGATGCCCGCCACGAAACACCATACGATCGGGTCCGTGTAAAGTGTGAACACATAGAATCCTGTCGCTTCTCCGAGCGCGGCCATCACGACGAAAACAATGCCGATCCAAATCGTTGAAACGCGGAACACCAAGGTCACGACGCCGAACAGGACGTAAAAGAACATCTCGAAATTGAGCGTCCAGCCCGGACCATTGACCGCGGTGTTGTCCTCACGCGGGATGAAAAATAGCGATTCCAGAACACGGGACAACTCGAACGAACCGGGCGAGTTGATAACGTATGCCCACGCGATCGTGGTGATCCAATATAGCGGTACGACGCGTGTAATTCTCTTAAGCATGAAGTCGGAGAACTTCGTCGTTTCTCCGATCGACTGAAGGTAAGCCATGATGAAGCCGCTTATCACGAAGAATATAGCGACCCCGCACCCGCCGAACCCTTTAAAATTGTGAAACGTCGCCAGTATGGGCATTGGCCCACCCAGATACTTCATGCTAGCGACGTAAAAGTAAATGATGTGCATCAGAGCAACGAGCAGCGCAGCGACGGCTCGCAGAGATTGCACAGATTTGTATTCGACGATTTTGGCCGTCGTCGGCTCGACAGGAAGCGCACTCACCAGGTGATGCGGTCGAGTACTTCCTCGTCCGTCTCCGATTTGCTGCGATCGGTTTCATACCAGATAAGCAGGCCAACGACGCAAAGACCAAGCCCGGCCAAAAGCACAATAAGAGTGGTATCCATTTTTCTCTCTTTAGGACGTGCGAGATTTTACCGCACCCGCGACCATCATCGTTTGGTCAGTTGACTTCGCCTCTGTGCTGATGGTCACTTCATCATCGCCTCCCGTCGCGCGCTCATTCGCCGGCATCGCTACGACGCGATCGCCTGGTCCTCGCACGCAAACCGCGTGATTCCCGTTCGCGACTTCGCCGCCCCAGTGCTCGCACTTTCGGCACTGGTGCGCTCCAAGCTCGCCCTGAAATAGGCCCATGATGCCGCCTCGCGTGTGCTGTATGAATGTACAGTCTATACGCGTTGGCATATGAGCATACAAGGCACCTCGATTCCCAAAATGGGAATTTTCGCGGGAACCAAAACAAAAAAGGCACTGTGATTTTTCACAGTGCCTTTTTTGTAAAGCGTTGATGCGCTTGGAATTCTCGGTGGGGTGGCTGATGGGACTCGAACCCACGACGACAGGAATCACAATCCTGGACTCTACCAACTGAGCTACAGCCACCACTGTTACTTCGACCTTGACTGCTTCAGACCTGCCGTAGCAATCAAGAAGCGAGATTATACGAACAAAGATTGCGCTTGCCTAGTCCCTTTGAGCATCTTTTTCCGCCACACGCGCCTCAGGATTCGATCGCTTCCGCGGCTTCGCAGAGATGAGCGCGCGCCTCGTCGAAAATCGTCAGATCGCCCTTTGCGAGACGGCGACTGTCGGACAACACGCGACGCCATCCGCGCGCGCCCGCGACCCCGCGATAAAGCCCGAGCGCATGCCGCGTGACCGCGCCGAGATACGTGCCACGCGCGAGTTCATTACGCGCATAGCCGATCAGTCCCGCCTCGATTTCCTCACGCGAAAGCACCGGCGTGTCCGCGCCATAGAAGCGCGTGTCGACGCCCGCGAGCACGTACGGATTGTGATAAGCCTCGCGTCCCAGCATCACGCCGTCGACATGCTTCAGATGCTCGTCGACCTCATCCAGCGTCTTGATGCCGCCATTGATCGAGATCTCCAGATGCGGGAAGTCGCGCTTCAGGCGATACGCATACTCGTACTTGAGCGGCGGAATCTCGCGGTTCTC from the Caballeronia sp. NK8 genome contains:
- a CDS encoding acyltransferase; amino-acid sequence: MSALPVEPTTAKIVEYKSVQSLRAVAALLVALMHIIYFYVASMKYLGGPMPILATFHNFKGFGGCGVAIFFVISGFIMAYLQSIGETTKFSDFMLKRITRVVPLYWITTIAWAYVINSPGSFELSRVLESLFFIPREDNTAVNGPGWTLNFEMFFYVLFGVVTLVFRVSTIWIGIVFVVMAALGEATGFYVFTLYTDPIVWCFVAGIVIFHIHRFPFVRREATAIFWLGVLLLFSAIFYHQADSSRGVRQFLPWGVPSMLIVLGAVGMEAAGKGMRLFGSRIVLQLGAASYALYLTHSLCFVGISLVLLYKIKVQNYVGPDGAILVYLLVCVAVGMLTHWLVEKPVTKLMRKLMPRKPARLPTNTEPAGR